In a single window of the Coffea eugenioides isolate CCC68of chromosome 3, Ceug_1.0, whole genome shotgun sequence genome:
- the LOC113766641 gene encoding trans-resveratrol di-O-methyltransferase-like, with translation MEKAENLGELIEAQTHVWNAMFHFKKSAYLKCVVELGIPDVIRNHGKPITLSDLISVIPIHPSKSAHIFRLMRFLANSGFFVENPQGYALTPAGQLLLKDEPFNVRAHIFLSCDPALLKPWNLLTEWFQNDGPSPFDTAYGNNLWDYSAREVRFGNNKWL, from the coding sequence ATGGAAAAGGCTGAGAATTTAGGTGAGCTTATTGAAGCTCAAACTCATGTGTGGAATGCAATGTTCCACTTCAAGAAATCCGCATATCTAAAATGTGTCGTTGAATTGGGAATCCCAGATGTGATCAGGAATCATGGGAAGCCCATCACACTTTCTGACCTGATTTCTGTCATCCCAATCCACCCTTCTAAATCTGCCCACATTTTTCGCTTAATGCGATTCTTGGCTAATTCTGGATTCTTTGTTGAAAACCCTCAAGGCTATGCACTCACCCCTGCAGGTCAGCTTCTTTTGAAAGACGAGCCATTCAATGTACGGGCACACATTTTTCTATCATGTGACCCTGCCTTGTTGAAGCCCTGGAATCTCTTGACCGAGTGGTTCCAGAATGATGGTCCCTCTCCATTTGATACTGCATATGGGAATAATCTCTGGGATTACAGCGCTCGAGAAGTTCGATTTGGAAACAATAAATGGCTGTAG